A genomic window from Sphingobacteriales bacterium includes:
- a CDS encoding cell division protein ZapA, with translation MAEQLNINLLIAGRPYKLKVSSDEEGYVRQAAKDINDKIAEYQKTLLTRDRQDFLSMIALQSTAEALQHKNKATNANIDSKLDELEAMLDKSLGITLF, from the coding sequence ATGGCAGAACAACTCAATATAAATCTATTAATAGCAGGAAGACCCTACAAACTGAAGGTGTCCTCCGATGAAGAAGGCTACGTTCGCCAGGCCGCCAAGGATATCAATGATAAAATTGCCGAATATCAGAAAACATTGCTCACGCGCGACCGGCAGGATTTCCTGTCCATGATTGCCCTGCAGTCGACCGCTGAAGCATTGCAACATAAAAATAAAGCGACCAACGCCAATATCGACTCCAAACTCGATGAACTGGAAGCTATGCTCGACAAGTCACTCGGTATCACTCTATTCTGA